The following are from one region of the Nymphaea colorata isolate Beijing-Zhang1983 chromosome 7, ASM883128v2, whole genome shotgun sequence genome:
- the LOC116257417 gene encoding uncharacterized protein LOC116257417 — MGAKVQCNRYLPAYYHMKDLNDDVRSTICSQFYEDRIFAGGQYCNGFMQQSADGYSEYDKEVLKQTMLEHEAIFRKQVSELHRLYQVQKDLMDDLKRNKASTYSLQMEAMFDGHHLSQIKSADPSRFWQASMPSVACSSSSRPSVSDMKRTCSPLDLLKENGIQKVPTPTHSIKQESCEPLNLQRNKSARRSIDLQLPADEYIDIEDEELSVEEVKVPDRDLVLESEVKLTLGTGYSENAKSGQKKSGIYSADGFHSHQKAGSNNTYEASCHKDIATSSFRVPGVFPGEVRARQRVVDPSPAAPLKDCVMEDGNRRYWNFLESECNGIKEHYKSTGAPFFQSVRNNDPVDFSKSREPPAFVLPEQRQKELWLKDTEMLKMNVAVTNPARDIRPTSLAGTSPAVAQSGPTSSGSLEISSWRRSKNTINQLPFGIQSQAHFDGPTRRDLPGKTTFQPFQSTEIYKEKLCLGVTSTPHQGLGHEVPLCNSIDLSKPEASGSRSCSFLRLEKPDLNTDNNFSYEHPEGNGPRKIMKEFDCRDVKANKSVDLSLALLDVPGGDNCVHSARDLFLSRGKDDNPLQRQFMPQMEANAQANKTADIDNGSAQTGKGLSRVFHQPLSYINLEEPSNVKYETAGQICDAAKVSLPKNDTSFVQEFSFLQANKNDLAVVPDIQETRGLLSNGFNFLKEPFAHELPSEPSKDWSNFEGSKKQDHIQGLQGSTLGDLKLRSVKKHVLVGRASGCSARQEITSTASGFHDGISSCLGESGQEFALSFKMESLAKEGKVSNEDKVGQGECKMVTSVRDEMPQHRRKIPQCRRIDLSDVDRNGLENDWILGLPGDSARLRTPVVPAQMAQKVLHLEESIKIDCSVAGGKFCAGDGDCSTESSDALICMAAEVLMTISAVAKEKSDCVAWNEPEATSNGPLKWFADVACSGTAVQPEASVAVSGGKVDNDPQSSDGDDFFEAMTLMLRDTKMDEDYYYKPHPQNEELKGPETDASPCPNQPSRRTPRRGRRQRDFQREILPGLTSLSRHEVTEDMQTLGGLMRASGCFWQTGLARKNGCKSGRGSPTKGRRSKGMAVEANEAVLAVLQSTCNAEVDENGGLKGFSWGKTTRRRRRMQRSRSTAAPASCITKK; from the exons ATGGGAGCAAAAGTACAATGTAACAGATACCTGCCTGCGTATTACCACATGAAGGATCTGAATGATGATGTTAGGAGTACTATTTGCTCACAATTTTATGAAGATCGGATCTTTGCTGGGGGACAATACTGTAATGGTTTCATGCAGCAGAGTGCAGACGGTTATTCCGAATATGACAAGGAGGTACTCAAACAGACAATGCTTGAACATGAAGCCATATTTCGGAAGCAG GTCAGTGAATTGCATCGCCTATATCAGGTACAGAAGGATTTGATGGATGACTTGAAAAGGAACAAAGCAAGCACATACTCCTTACAGATGGaagccatgtttgatggccacCATCTTTCCCAAATAAAGTCTGCTGATCCATCTAGATTTTGGCAAGCGTCTATGCCATCTGTTGCATGCTCAAGTTCCAGTAGACCCTCTGTTTCAGACATGAAAAGGACTTGCTCTCCTTTGGATCTTTTAAAAGAGAATGGCATACAAAAAGTACCTACTCCAACCCATAGTATTAAGCAAGAATCCTGTGAACCTCTTAATCTGCAAAGGAATAAGAGTGCACGGAGATCTATTGACCTTCAACTTCCAGCTgatgaatatattgacattgaAGATGAGGAATTGTCAGTGGAGGAGGTAAAAGTTCCTGATCGTGATCTTGTACTTGAGAGTGAGGTAAAACTAACTCTTGGCACTGGGTATAGTGAAAATGCAAAGAgtggacaaaaaaaatcaggcATATATTCAGCAGATGGGTTCCACAGTCACCAGAAAGCAGGGTCAAACAATACCTATGAAGCGTCCTGTCATAAGGACATTGCAACTTCCAGCTTTAGAGTGCCAGGGGTATTTCCTGGTGAAGTTCGAGCCAGACAACGAGTCGTGGATCCAAGTCCTGCTGCACCGCTAAAGGATTGCGTTATGGAAGATGGCAACAGGCGTTATTGGAATTTTTTGGAATCAGAATGCAACGGAATCAAAG AGCATTACAAAAGCACAGGTGCTCCATTTTTCCAGAGTGTTAGGAATAATGACCCAGTTGATTTTAGTAAATCACGTGAACCCCCAGCATTTGTTTTGCCAGAACAGAGACAAAAGGAATTATGGTTAAAAGATACAGAAATGCTGAAGATGAATGTTGCAGTGACCAATCCTGCAAGAGACATAAGGCCAACTTCTTTGGCTGGAACCTCCCCAGCTGTTGCTCAATCTGGTCCGACTAGTAGTGGGTCTCTGGAAATTTCTTCCTGGAGAAGGTCTAAGAACACCATTAATCAGTTACCTTTTGGAATTCAGTCACAAGCACATTTTGATGGACCTACAAGGAGAGATCTTCCTGGCAAAACTACCTTTCAACCTTTTCAGAGTACAGAGATTTATAAAGAGAAGTTGTGTCTTGGTGTCACTTCAACTCCTCATCAGGGTCTTGGCCATGAAGTGCCACTTTGTAACAGTATCGACCTGTCTAAGCCAGAAGCAAGTGGATCACGGTCGTGCTCCTTTCTTCGCCTTGAGAAGCCAGATTTGAATACTGACAACAACTTTAGTTATGAGCACCCAGAAGGCAATGGTCCTAGGAAAATTATGAAGGAATTTGATTGTCGTGATGTCAAAGCAAACAAAAGTGTTGATTTATCCCTGGCACTTCTGGATGTACCTGGAGGTGATAATTGTGTTCATAGTGCTAGGGACCTGTTCCTTTCTAGAGGTAAGGATGATAATCCATTGCAGAGGCAATTCATGCCTCAAATGGAGGCAAATGCACAGGCTAACAAGACAGCAGACATCGACAACGGCAGTGCTCAAACAGGTAAAGGCCTCTCACGAGTTTTTCATCAGCCTTTGTCCTACATCAACCTGGAGGAACCATCAAATGTCAAATATGAAACGGCAGGACAGATATGTGATGCAGCAAAAGTTTCCCTGCCTAAAAATGACACAAGCTTTGTTCAGGAATTTTCATTTCTGCAGGCAAACAAGAATGATTTGGCTGTTGTCCCTGATATTCAGGAAACCAGAGGCTTATTAAGCAATGGCTTCAATTTCTTAAAGGAACCATTTGCTCATGAGTTGCCATCAGAGCCCAGTAAGGATTGGTCAAACTTTGAAGGCTCCAAAAAGCAAGACCACATTCAAGGACTTCAGGGAAGCACACTGGGTGATCTCAAGTTACGAAGTGTTAAAAAGCATGTCTTGGTAGGTCGAGCAAGTGGGTGCTCTGCACGTCAAGAGATTACTAGTACTGCCTCTGGTTTTCATGATGGAATCTCCAGCTGCTTAGGTGAAAGTGGACAAGAATTTGCTCTTTCATTTAAGATGGAATCCCTAGCTAAGGAGGGAAAAGTCTCTAATGAAGACAAAGTTGGACAGGGTGAATGCAAGATGGTCACGAGTGTGAGGGACGAAATGCCTCAACACAGAAGGAAGATCCCTCAGTGCAGAAGAATCGATCTTTCAGATGTTGACAGGAATGGATTGGAGAATGATTGGATATTAGGCCTGCCTGGCGATTCTGCTAGGTTGCGGACACCTGTAGTGCCAGCACAGATGGCACAGAAGGTTTTGCATCTTGAAGAATCCATCAAAATTGATTGTTCTGTTGCTGGTGGTAAATTTTGTGCGGGGGATGGTGACTGCTCAACGGAATCATCAGATGCACTTATTTGTATGGCCGCTGAGGTGCTTATGACAATTTCAGCAGTTGCAAAGGAGAAATCAGATTGTGTTGCTTGGAACGAACCTGAGGCTACATCGAATGGTCCATTGAAATGGTTTGCTGATGTGGCTTGTTCAGGTACTGCTGTTCAACCGGAAGCTAGTGTAGCAGTTTCCGGAGGAAAAGTTGACAATGATCCTCAATCATCTGATGGGGATGATTTCTTCGAAGCGATGACCCTCATGCTGAGAGATACTAAGATGGATGAGGACTACTATTATAAGCCACACCCTCAGAATGAAGAACTCAAGGGCCCTGAAACGGATGCATCTCCGTGTCCGAATCAACCATCTAGGCGAACACCAAGGAGAGGCAGACGGCAAAGAGACTTTCAGAGGGAGATACTGCCAGGTCTCACATCTCTCTCGCGGCACGAGGTCACTGAGGATATGCAGACCCTTGGTGGCCTGATGAGAGCATCTGGCTGTTTCTGGCAGACAGGGCTAGCACGTAAAAATGGCTGCAAAAGTGGGCGGGGCTCCCCAACAAAGGGACGGCGATCAAAAGGCATGGCCGTCGAGGCAAATGAGGCAGTTCTTGCAGTCCTGCAATCAACTTGCAATGCAGAAGTTGATGAAAATGGAGGACTGAAGGGCTTCTCGTGGGGAAAGACGACAAGACGTCGCCGGCGTATGCAGAGAAGTCGGAGCACAGCTGCTCCAGCTTCTTGCATAACAAAGAAATAA